A section of the Pseudomonas tritici genome encodes:
- a CDS encoding flavin monoamine oxidase family protein has translation MSAIPSRSKGAARLLANDVSALVPDFPFHYRRFLDTAVSNGTPLAQVSSLAYGSKVLIVGAGVAGMVAAYEAMRMGLHPVVVEASDRIGGRLYSYVAGDPQDPANSVICEMGAMRFPVSGKALMHYFEKVGMTANSADFPNPGSAATSSTVVDYQQKQTYYEGNNLPPEYAEIERLLFEVFLEQDPIKFTEMEAAMSEGSIDQAKIKTLWNAILDAGWDNLSFFAAMVEQAGWSREDIDLFGQIGFGTGGWNTDYPNCFLEVLRVLYTGLDTNHKLMFDGSSELPTRLWSRAPDTFGDAMAHWPAGTTVQGLTTQVIAQPLKQEVRQIIRRPDGEFDVWVYDHNLGDDRQYTFPAVVYTPHKRILDKFRYMDGAARFNQMNDLLSPKEWEAVMYTHYMQSAKIFAQTQRPFWTDVEADFQHKMSVTLSDRITRGTYLLDYSQGLGPYRGSGMFLSYTWNDDSLKFLGDRSAPQPSHVQVCTSLLDSVYAPHQLNLAAEFGMTNPFVEINWEEQPFFLCAFKMNLPGQYEYQRLLFSQFMNGVQGPKPDGFILAGDDVSFTGGWAEGAVTTALNAVNKLALKFNGGTFLTNRGPIDDWQALQPKAL, from the coding sequence ATGTCTGCTATTCCCTCCCGAAGTAAAGGCGCTGCGCGCTTGCTTGCCAACGATGTCAGTGCACTGGTTCCTGACTTTCCTTTTCATTACCGTCGGTTCCTTGATACCGCCGTGAGTAACGGCACTCCGTTGGCGCAGGTTTCCAGCCTGGCGTATGGCAGCAAGGTGTTGATCGTCGGCGCAGGCGTTGCGGGAATGGTGGCGGCCTATGAAGCCATGCGCATGGGTTTACACCCTGTGGTGGTAGAGGCCAGTGATCGTATTGGTGGGCGGCTGTATTCCTACGTGGCGGGTGATCCGCAAGATCCGGCGAACAGTGTGATCTGTGAAATGGGGGCGATGCGCTTTCCTGTGTCAGGCAAGGCGTTGATGCACTATTTCGAGAAGGTCGGCATGACGGCCAACTCGGCGGATTTTCCCAACCCTGGTTCGGCGGCAACCTCCAGTACGGTAGTCGACTACCAGCAAAAACAGACCTATTACGAAGGCAATAACCTGCCGCCGGAATACGCCGAGATTGAGCGGTTGTTGTTCGAGGTGTTCCTTGAGCAGGACCCGATCAAGTTCACCGAGATGGAAGCGGCAATGTCCGAGGGCAGCATTGATCAGGCCAAGATCAAGACCTTGTGGAACGCAATCCTGGATGCGGGTTGGGACAACCTCAGTTTTTTTGCCGCGATGGTCGAGCAGGCGGGGTGGAGTCGCGAAGACATTGATCTGTTCGGCCAGATCGGCTTCGGCACCGGCGGTTGGAACACCGACTATCCCAATTGTTTCCTGGAGGTGCTGCGGGTGCTGTATACCGGGCTGGATACCAACCATAAGTTGATGTTCGACGGTTCCAGCGAGCTGCCAACACGGTTATGGAGTCGCGCCCCGGATACCTTTGGTGACGCCATGGCGCATTGGCCTGCGGGCACCACTGTCCAAGGCCTGACGACCCAAGTCATTGCCCAGCCTTTAAAGCAGGAGGTGCGGCAGATTATACGTCGCCCGGATGGCGAGTTCGACGTATGGGTGTACGACCATAATCTGGGAGACGATCGTCAATACACTTTTCCTGCCGTGGTCTACACCCCTCACAAGCGGATCCTCGACAAATTCCGCTACATGGATGGGGCCGCCCGCTTCAATCAAATGAATGACCTGTTATCCCCAAAGGAATGGGAAGCGGTGATGTACACGCACTACATGCAATCCGCCAAAATCTTCGCGCAAACCCAGCGGCCCTTCTGGACTGATGTGGAAGCAGATTTTCAACACAAGATGAGCGTGACCCTGTCGGATCGCATCACCCGTGGCACCTACCTGCTGGACTACAGTCAAGGCCTCGGGCCTTACAGGGGGAGCGGTATGTTTTTGTCTTATACCTGGAATGACGACAGCCTCAAATTCCTGGGGGATCGCAGTGCGCCGCAGCCGTCCCACGTGCAGGTGTGCACAAGCTTGCTGGACAGCGTGTATGCCCCTCATCAGTTGAACCTGGCGGCTGAGTTCGGCATGACCAACCCCTTTGTCGAAATCAACTGGGAGGAGCAGCCGTTTTTCCTGTGCGCGTTCAAAATGAATCTGCCGGGCCAGTACGAGTACCAGCGCTTGCTGTTTTCTCAGTTTATGAACGGTGTGCAGGGTCCGAAACCCGATGGGTTCATTCTGGCGGGTGACGACGTTTCGTTCACGGGAGGCTGGGCAGAAGGAGCGGTGACGACGGCCTTGAATGCCGTCAATAAGCTGGCGTTGAAATTCAACGGTGGGACCTTTCTCACAAACCGCGGCCCCATTGATGATTGGCAAGCGCTTCAGCCGAAGGCCTTGTGA
- a CDS encoding purine-cytosine permease family protein, translating into MPSDRSAAPASSTLKIETRSIDYVPRNERHGKVWHQAPFWFTGNFVLTTMVTGFTGAALGLSLMYAILAIVIGVCLGTFAMAFHANQGPRMGLPQMIQSRAQFGLRGAIVPFVAVVFVYIGFNVFNVILATDAINTVLPGHRAPWYALMIILAVVIAVIGHDLLHTVQRWLTYVMISVFAVLTVAALLHLQADSAVADAHFSWSAFLIQLSAAAGYQISYAVYVSDYSRYLPHSTPSRSVILWTYLGAAGSALWLMSLGAFLASALPSPDAIGSVQAVGNQLLPGFGTFTVLIAVPALVGIMAVNCYGAMLTGISAIDGFVPIKPRIKSRIVGISLVAAIIFVIALSIPESYLSSFNTFVLLMLYFLVPWTAVNLADFYVVRKGHYAISDIFNPAGIYGRWSGAGLTAYFLGLAAMIPFMALDFYQGPISTMLGGADIAFVIGLAVSALVYCVMTRHLDHAAESLAMQASEHQLEGD; encoded by the coding sequence ATGCCCTCCGACCGATCGGCTGCTCCCGCCTCCAGCACGCTGAAAATCGAAACCCGCTCCATCGACTACGTGCCGCGCAATGAACGCCACGGCAAGGTGTGGCATCAGGCGCCGTTCTGGTTCACCGGCAACTTCGTGCTCACCACCATGGTCACCGGGTTTACCGGCGCAGCCTTGGGGCTGAGCCTGATGTACGCGATCCTGGCGATCGTAATCGGCGTGTGCCTGGGCACGTTCGCCATGGCGTTCCACGCCAACCAGGGACCGCGCATGGGCTTGCCGCAGATGATCCAGTCGCGCGCCCAGTTCGGCCTGCGTGGCGCCATCGTGCCGTTTGTCGCAGTGGTCTTCGTGTACATCGGTTTCAACGTGTTCAACGTCATCCTGGCCACCGACGCCATCAATACTGTGCTGCCCGGCCACCGCGCGCCCTGGTATGCATTGATGATCATCCTTGCGGTGGTGATCGCCGTCATCGGCCACGACCTCCTGCACACCGTGCAACGCTGGCTGACCTACGTGATGATCAGTGTCTTCGCGGTCCTGACCGTCGCGGCCTTGCTGCACCTGCAGGCCGATTCAGCCGTGGCCGACGCACATTTTTCCTGGTCGGCCTTCCTGATCCAATTGTCAGCCGCTGCGGGCTATCAGATCAGCTACGCCGTGTATGTCTCGGATTACTCGCGCTACCTGCCCCACAGCACGCCGTCGCGCAGTGTCATCCTCTGGACCTACCTGGGGGCTGCGGGCTCGGCGCTGTGGTTGATGTCGTTGGGCGCATTCCTGGCCTCGGCGCTGCCCTCACCCGACGCCATTGGCAGTGTCCAGGCCGTGGGCAACCAACTGTTGCCTGGGTTTGGCACCTTTACCGTGCTGATTGCCGTGCCGGCGCTGGTCGGCATCATGGCCGTCAACTGTTATGGCGCGATGCTCACCGGGATCAGCGCCATTGACGGTTTTGTCCCGATCAAACCCAGGATCAAGAGCCGCATCGTCGGGATCAGCCTGGTGGCCGCAATCATTTTCGTGATTGCCTTGAGCATCCCTGAGAGCTACCTGAGCAGCTTCAACACCTTCGTGCTCTTGATGCTGTATTTCCTGGTGCCCTGGACGGCCGTCAACCTCGCAGACTTCTACGTCGTACGAAAAGGGCACTACGCAATCAGCGACATATTCAACCCGGCCGGCATCTATGGGCGTTGGTCGGGTGCCGGGCTCACCGCGTACTTCCTCGGTTTAGCCGCTATGATTCCTTTTATGGCTCTGGATTTTTACCAAGGCCCCATCAGCACGATGTTGGGCGGCGCCGATATTGCGTTCGTGATAGGCCTGGCAGTCTCGGCGCTGGTTTACTGCGTGATGACTCGCCACCTCGACCACGCTGCCGAGTCGCTGGCCATGCAGGCCAGCGAACATCAATTAGAAGGAGACTAG
- a CDS encoding nitrilase family protein — METLRVVCHQLAPRIGEADYNRALTERSIRAAANLNAHVVVLPELIQSGYVFTDQDEAHTVSETLDGPTLSLWKSLALELGIIIVAGFCERLSAGRVANSAALVEPTGRLTVYRKAHLWDREKLIFTPGDSPPPVVDTAVGRIGVMICYDLELPEWVRLPALAGADLLCAPVNWPEGARPAGERPAEIVRVQANAAVNRMFIAACDRYGEERGVNWVGGSVIVDADGYPLAGATSHPEEHQLVADLPLAQARDKSISGHNHVHQDRRPGLY, encoded by the coding sequence ATGGAGACGCTACGCGTCGTTTGCCATCAACTGGCGCCGCGTATCGGCGAGGCCGACTACAACCGCGCGCTGACCGAACGCTCGATCCGCGCGGCCGCCAACCTCAACGCCCACGTAGTTGTCCTACCAGAGCTGATCCAAAGCGGTTACGTATTCACCGACCAGGACGAAGCTCACACGGTCTCCGAGACACTTGACGGCCCGACCCTTAGCCTGTGGAAAAGCCTGGCGCTTGAGCTGGGAATCATCATCGTCGCAGGGTTCTGCGAGCGCCTGAGCGCGGGACGCGTTGCCAACAGTGCCGCACTGGTCGAACCCACCGGGCGGCTGACGGTATACCGCAAGGCGCATTTGTGGGACCGCGAGAAGCTGATATTCACCCCCGGCGACTCGCCGCCGCCAGTGGTCGACACCGCCGTCGGACGGATCGGCGTGATGATCTGCTACGACCTGGAACTGCCCGAGTGGGTACGTCTGCCAGCGCTGGCCGGCGCGGACCTGCTTTGCGCGCCGGTGAACTGGCCAGAAGGCGCGCGGCCTGCAGGTGAAAGGCCGGCAGAGATCGTGCGGGTCCAGGCCAACGCGGCAGTCAACCGCATGTTCATCGCCGCGTGCGACCGCTATGGCGAGGAACGCGGCGTCAACTGGGTGGGCGGCTCGGTCATCGTCGACGCTGACGGCTACCCATTGGCCGGCGCGACCTCCCATCCGGAGGAACACCAGCTAGTGGCTGACTTGCCACTGGCGCAGGCCCGGGACAAGTCAATCAGCGGCCACAATCACGTTCATCAGGACCGTCGGCCTGGGCTGTATTGA
- the gbcB gene encoding glycine-betaine demethylase subunit GbcB, whose product MSSNFLNPVTTQTWANGRHIVRCVKVIQETWDVRTFCFMADQPILFFFKPGQFVTLELEIEGQPIMRSYTISSSPSVPYSFSVTIKRVPGGKVSNWLHDTLHEGQELAVHGPVGLFNAIDFPSPKVLYLSGGVGITPVMSMARWFYDTNANVDMTFIHSARSPKDIIYHRELEHMASRIDNFSLHLICEKHGLGEPWAGYRGYLNHKMLELMVPDFLEREVFCCGPTPYMNAVKRLLEAAGFDMARYHEESFGATPAEARADAVEQAEQAADAPEIDLADLHQVEFIASGKSIRVAPGETVHAAAAKLGLLIPKACGMGICGTCKVMKLGGEVEMDHNGGITEEDEAEGYILSCCSVPKGDVRIEF is encoded by the coding sequence ATGTCCAGTAATTTCCTGAATCCGGTAACCACCCAGACCTGGGCCAATGGTCGGCACATTGTCCGTTGCGTCAAAGTCATCCAGGAAACCTGGGACGTGCGCACCTTCTGTTTCATGGCCGACCAGCCGATCCTGTTCTTTTTCAAGCCAGGGCAGTTCGTCACCCTGGAGCTGGAAATCGAAGGCCAGCCGATCATGCGCTCCTATACTATTTCCAGTTCACCGTCGGTGCCTTACAGCTTTTCGGTGACCATCAAGCGTGTGCCGGGCGGCAAGGTTTCCAACTGGCTGCACGATACCCTTCATGAAGGGCAAGAGTTGGCGGTGCACGGGCCGGTCGGTTTGTTCAACGCCATCGACTTCCCGAGCCCGAAAGTGTTGTACCTCAGCGGCGGCGTCGGCATCACGCCGGTGATGTCCATGGCGCGCTGGTTCTATGACACCAACGCCAACGTCGACATGACGTTTATCCACAGCGCCCGTTCGCCCAAAGACATCATCTACCACCGCGAGCTGGAGCACATGGCATCGCGGATCGACAACTTCAGCCTGCACCTGATCTGCGAGAAACATGGGTTGGGTGAGCCTTGGGCGGGGTATCGCGGTTACCTGAACCACAAGATGCTCGAACTGATGGTGCCGGACTTCCTGGAGCGCGAAGTGTTCTGCTGCGGCCCTACGCCGTACATGAACGCGGTGAAACGCCTGCTGGAAGCTGCGGGTTTCGACATGGCGCGTTACCACGAGGAATCCTTCGGCGCGACGCCAGCGGAAGCCCGTGCGGATGCGGTGGAACAAGCCGAACAAGCCGCCGACGCGCCGGAAATCGATCTGGCGGATCTGCACCAAGTGGAGTTCATCGCGTCGGGTAAGAGCATTCGCGTGGCACCGGGCGAAACCGTGCACGCGGCGGCGGCCAAGCTTGGGCTGTTGATCCCGAAAGCCTGCGGCATGGGCATCTGCGGAACGTGCAAGGTGATGAAGCTGGGTGGCGAGGTCGAGATGGACCACAACGGCGGGATCACCGAGGAAGACGAAGCCGAAGGCTACATCCTGTCGTGCTGCAGTGTGCCGAAGGGGGATGTGCGCATTGAGTTCTGA
- the gbcA gene encoding glycine-betaine demethylase subunit GbcA, translated as MDVTATLSLGDPLEPARKATAQMLQERERTFSLPQPFYSDERLFDIDMQEIFQKEWLIAGMTCEIPTKGNYLTLQVGKNPIIVIRGADGVVHAFHNVCRHRGSRLCTSDKGKVAKLVCHYHQWTYELDGRLLFAGTEMGADFDMKQYGLKPVNVKTAGGYIFISLAENPPAIDDFLSTLSHYMEPYDMENTKVAIQTTLFEKANWKLVLENNRECYHCNASHPELLKTLLEWDDVTDPRADQAFKDHVAASAAAWDAEKIPYAHASFGLRNRIVRMPLLKGTVSMTLDGKQGCAKLMGRIKNPDLGSMRILHLPHSWNHCMGDHIIVFTVWPISAQETMVTTKWIVHKDAVEGVDYDVDRMRQVWDATNDQDRRLAEENQRGINSTAYQPGPYSKTYEFGVVNFVDWYSERMLSNLGAAPAPYLKGVAAHE; from the coding sequence ATGGACGTCACCGCAACCTTAAGCTTGGGCGATCCGCTGGAACCCGCACGCAAGGCCACCGCGCAGATGCTGCAAGAGCGCGAGCGCACCTTTTCACTGCCACAGCCGTTCTACTCTGATGAACGGCTGTTTGATATCGACATGCAGGAGATCTTCCAGAAAGAGTGGTTGATTGCCGGCATGACCTGCGAGATCCCCACCAAGGGCAACTACCTGACCCTGCAAGTGGGCAAGAACCCGATCATCGTGATCCGTGGCGCCGACGGCGTGGTGCATGCGTTCCACAACGTGTGCCGCCACCGTGGTTCACGTTTGTGCACCAGCGACAAGGGCAAGGTTGCCAAACTGGTCTGCCATTACCACCAGTGGACCTACGAACTGGACGGCCGCCTGCTGTTCGCCGGCACCGAGATGGGCGCCGACTTCGACATGAAGCAATACGGCCTCAAGCCGGTGAACGTAAAGACCGCCGGCGGCTACATCTTCATCAGCCTGGCCGAGAACCCGCCGGCCATCGATGACTTCCTGTCGACGCTGAGCCATTACATGGAACCCTACGACATGGAAAACACCAAGGTGGCCATTCAGACCACCTTGTTCGAAAAAGCCAACTGGAAACTGGTACTGGAAAACAACCGCGAGTGCTACCACTGCAACGCGTCGCACCCGGAACTGCTGAAAACCCTGCTGGAATGGGACGACGTCACCGACCCGCGCGCCGACCAGGCCTTCAAGGACCACGTGGCCGCCTCCGCTGCCGCCTGGGATGCCGAGAAAATCCCTTACGCACACGCCAGCTTTGGCCTGCGCAACCGCATCGTGCGCATGCCGCTGCTCAAGGGCACCGTGTCGATGACCCTGGATGGCAAACAGGGCTGCGCCAAACTCATGGGCCGCATCAAGAACCCGGACCTGGGCTCGATGCGCATCCTGCACCTGCCGCATTCGTGGAACCACTGCATGGGCGACCACATCATCGTGTTCACCGTGTGGCCGATCAGCGCCCAGGAAACCATGGTCACCACCAAGTGGATCGTGCACAAGGACGCCGTGGAAGGTGTGGACTACGACGTGGACCGCATGCGCCAGGTGTGGGACGCCACCAACGACCAGGACCGTCGCCTGGCCGAAGAGAACCAGCGCGGGATCAACTCCACCGCCTACCAGCCCGGCCCGTACTCCAAAACCTACGAGTTCGGTGTGGTGAACTTCGTTGACTGGTACAGCGAGCGCATGTTGAGCAACCTGGGCGCGGCGCCGGCGCCTTACCTCAAAGGCGTTGCCGCCCACGAGTAA